ttcTTCCAATAGGTTGAAGAGCTTTTGCTATCATTAACCTATCTTGAAGCCCCTTCTAGTTAGGCAATTGCTAATAGTGCACCCTTCTTTGTAATCGATCTTACCGATGAATATTAATAGGTTTACAGTCCATGTCAAGACACGGAGAACTTACGTCCTAAGTGACATGGTAGGAAGACTCAATATTGGAATTCTAATGGCTGTTTGTCTGCCACTGTAGTTCCACTTTTCCTTCTTATAAACTGGATATCTTTCTGAAAGGTGACAATATGCAGATTGCGGTCAAAAGGTTGAAGAATTGGGACAACAAAGCAGATTTGGAATTCGCTGTTGAGGTTGAAATACTGGCACGAGTACGGCACAAGAATCTGCTAAGTTTACGTGGCTATTGTGCCGAGGGGCAAGAGCGTCTGATTGTATACGGCTACATGCCAAATTTAAGCTTGCTATCTCATCTTCACGGGCAGCACTCAGCAGAATGCCTTCTCGATTGGAACCGACGGATGAGTATTGCAGTTGGGGCTGCTGATGGAATTGCGTAAGTACTGAACTGTACTTTGTTCTTTATGATTTGTGATGAGGTGTACTTAAACCCCTAATTTTTTTATCCAGCTATCTTCACCACCAATCCACCCCTCATGTAATCCATAGAGACATCAAAGCTAGCAATGTGTTGCTAGATTCCGATTTTCAGGCTCGGGTTGCTGATTTTGGATTCGCAAAGTTAATCCCTGATGGTGCAACACATGTGACTACTAGAGTTAAGGGCACCCTTGGCTACCTTGCACCTGAATACGCTATGTTAGGTAAAGCAAATGAGAGTTGTGATGTCTACAGCTTTGGGATACTTCTTCTAGAGCTTGCCAGCGGCAGGAAACCCCTTGAAAAACTGAGTGGAACAGTGAAACGCTCCATTACTGATTGGGCGCTGCCATTGGTTTGTGAGAGAAAGTTTGGTGAACTAGCAGATCCGAAGCTTAATGGTAAGTATGTAGAGGAAGAGTTGAAAAGACTTGTCTTGGTTGCACTCGTATGTGCTAGCAGTCGTCCTGAGAAGAGACCCACGATGCTTGAGGTGGTGGATCTTCTGAAGGGAATTTCAAAGGAGAAATTAGCTGAA
This genomic interval from Carya illinoinensis cultivar Pawnee chromosome 2, C.illinoinensisPawnee_v1, whole genome shotgun sequence contains the following:
- the LOC122301132 gene encoding PTI1-like tyrosine-protein kinase At3g15890; translated protein: MDLYSMFCCGRVSDRRERGKKQQTWRVFSLKELHSATNNFNYDNKLGEGGFGSVYWGQLWDGSQIAVKRLKNWDNKADLEFAVEVEILARVRHKNLLSLRGYCAEGQERLIVYGYMPNLSLLSHLHGQHSAECLLDWNRRMSIAVGAADGIAYLHHQSTPHVIHRDIKASNVLLDSDFQARVADFGFAKLIPDGATHVTTRVKGTLGYLAPEYAMLGKANESCDVYSFGILLLELASGRKPLEKLSGTVKRSITDWALPLVCERKFGELADPKLNGKYVEEELKRLVLVALVCASSRPEKRPTMLEVVDLLKGISKEKLAELENHELFKSPQAADYNDGASFAEDSSDFISEEKDFKPEKNEDRG